A single region of the Streptomyces vilmorinianum genome encodes:
- a CDS encoding RICIN domain-containing protein produces MLAAGAVVPAQAAETTDGDTWTFTTANGRRLDVQNGNTHAGVFIVANNTPGYHQEWKLIPLGRGEFRIANAFTGKCVQQTWPLSQQDCGKAEQEWHFRPVTGKPNTFSLVRSNNAACLDIAQGATYPDAWTQVWNCNNSTAQQWTVPASKQPEALKLATEFYSHLCSTNTSTCSWKQTSEGEPKALPLEKASSVWYNDTSEKVTQVFTTIYRSGWSQSFSAGVSTSLGVSVPLQTMISSQLTSTTTYQVDEAEINGVLVTVPPKNYGWVDFAAIAKEVTGAWTFDKGGFPWTTEGTVTVPVVNSPAGSTMYIAHTGTTPPGSDPADTEAQPQTYEKAATTTLRIPDGYRAAAENDKLLVVDADGVTHATIMPGIMQDATGKTQPVHLRVEGTTLTQTIGDGNGTITGTMTAPSFSVGKKTSSTAAMSLAGVEEASFAPADLGRTAEGPEHKAWHDCMRKEMSKAVVGGAVGGVFAGGPAGAAAGLLGGAFSGYFIGKIQCGPEPDVSS; encoded by the coding sequence ATGCTCGCCGCCGGAGCCGTCGTCCCGGCGCAGGCAGCCGAGACGACCGACGGTGACACCTGGACGTTCACCACGGCCAACGGGCGACGTCTCGACGTGCAGAACGGCAACACTCATGCCGGTGTGTTCATCGTCGCCAACAACACCCCCGGCTATCACCAGGAGTGGAAGCTGATCCCGCTCGGCCGCGGCGAGTTCCGGATCGCCAACGCCTTCACCGGCAAGTGCGTGCAGCAGACCTGGCCCCTGTCGCAGCAGGACTGCGGCAAGGCCGAGCAGGAATGGCACTTCCGTCCGGTCACCGGCAAACCGAACACGTTCTCGCTGGTTCGCAGCAACAACGCCGCCTGCCTCGACATCGCTCAGGGCGCCACGTACCCGGACGCCTGGACCCAGGTCTGGAACTGCAACAACAGCACGGCGCAGCAGTGGACCGTCCCGGCGTCGAAGCAGCCGGAGGCGCTCAAACTCGCCACGGAGTTCTACTCACACCTGTGCTCGACCAACACCTCCACCTGTTCCTGGAAGCAGACCTCCGAGGGGGAGCCCAAGGCCCTGCCGCTCGAAAAGGCGTCCTCGGTCTGGTACAACGACACCTCCGAGAAGGTCACCCAGGTCTTCACGACGATCTACCGCAGCGGTTGGTCGCAGAGCTTCTCCGCAGGCGTCTCGACCTCCCTGGGCGTCTCCGTCCCCTTGCAGACCATGATCAGCTCTCAGCTGACGTCGACCACCACCTACCAGGTGGACGAGGCCGAGATCAACGGCGTGCTCGTCACCGTCCCGCCGAAGAACTACGGCTGGGTCGACTTCGCGGCCATCGCCAAGGAAGTCACCGGCGCCTGGACCTTCGACAAGGGCGGCTTCCCCTGGACGACCGAGGGCACCGTCACGGTCCCGGTCGTCAACTCCCCTGCCGGATCGACCATGTACATCGCCCACACCGGAACAACCCCGCCCGGCAGTGACCCGGCCGACACGGAGGCCCAGCCCCAGACGTACGAGAAGGCGGCCACCACGACCCTGAGGATTCCCGACGGCTACCGCGCCGCCGCCGAGAACGACAAGCTCCTGGTGGTCGACGCCGACGGCGTCACCCACGCCACGATCATGCCCGGGATCATGCAGGACGCCACCGGTAAGACCCAGCCGGTCCACCTCCGTGTCGAGGGCACCACGCTGACCCAGACCATCGGCGACGGCAACGGCACGATCACGGGCACCATGACCGCGCCCAGCTTCTCCGTCGGCAAGAAGACCTCATCCACTGCGGCGATGTCCCTCGCCGGCGTCGAGGAGGCGTCCTTCGCCCCGGCCGACCTCGGACGTACCGCCGAAGGGCCGGAACACAAAGCGTGGCACGACTGCATGCGCAAGGAGATGAGCAAGGCGGTTGTCGGCGGGGCTGTCGGCGGTGTCTTCGCCGGTGGTCCGGCCGGTGCCGCTGCCGGACTGCTCGGAGGCGCGTTCAGCGGCTACTTCATCGGCAAGATCCAGTGCGGTCCTGAGCCCGACGTCAGCTCGTAA